From a region of the Helianthus annuus cultivar XRQ/B chromosome 5, HanXRQr2.0-SUNRISE, whole genome shotgun sequence genome:
- the LOC110944182 gene encoding probable leucine-rich repeat receptor-like protein kinase At1g35710: MKLSKIILLFSNFILLADQQPEIGNNTVAQTLLNWRSSLDDESSKLLSSWVGPDPCKSWVGIGCNKNNITITSISLENFNLQGNLDLFDFSTLSSLESLNLGNNQLTGPIRSEIRYLRRLKDLNFSSNQLTGRIPLELGELRSLENLDLGSNDLDGQIPISLGHLAHLYFLDLQENKLSGPIPSSFENFTNIEYLYLQKNQLTGPILPNIGNPRTLIDLRLYDNFLTGSIPGPIGNYTRLVSLYLHQNQLSGSIPIALGKLKTLLDLALSVNILTGSFPEELNNLTMKLETLSLGSNRSRVIYRPIYALVDRCFSSRFEGNQITGNVTDALSYNGLTGGLPQQFGGLKMLETLNISHNNFTGSIPTTFNGLFSLTMIDISYN, encoded by the exons ATGAAACTATCAAAAATAATTCTCCtcttttcaaattttattttactAGCTGATCAGCAGCCCGAAATCGGTAACAATACGGTGGCCCAGACCCTACTAAATTGGAGATCAAGCCTCGATGATGAAAGTAGTAAACTTCTTTCGTCATGGGTCGGGCCCGACCCATGCAAAAGCTGGGTCGGGATTGGCTGCAACAAGAATAACATCACTATAACAAGTATCAGTCTTGAGAATTTTAATTTGCAAGGTAATCTTGATCTTTTCGATTTTTCGACCTTATCGAGTCTCGAAAGTTTGAATCTTGGTAACAATCAGTTAACGGGCCCAATTCGATCGGAGATACGATACTTGAGAAGGTTAAAAGATCTAAACTTTTCAAGTAATCAACTCACGGGCCGAATACCGTTAGAGCTAGGTGAGCTAAGGTCACTCGAGAATCTTGATCTTGGGTCTAATGATCTTGATGGTCAAATCCCAATTTCATTGGGCCACTTAGCCCATTTGTATTTCCTTGATCTTCAGGAGAATAAACTATCCGGGCCCATTCCAAGTTCTTTTGAAAACTTCACCAACATTGAATATCTTTACTTGCAAAAGAACCAATTAACCGGGCCTATTCTTCCGAACATCGGAAACCCGAGAACACTCATCGATCTTCGCCTTTATGACAACTTTCTAACGGGCTCAATCCCGGGCCCGATAGGAAACTATACCAGGCTCGTATCATTGTATCTACACCAAAACCAACTTTCGGGCTCCATTCCTATCGCGTTAGGGAAGCTGAAAACGCTTCTTGATTTGGCATTATCGGTCAACATTCTAACGGGCTCGTTTCCTGAAGAACTAAACAACTTAACAATGAAACTGGAAACACTTTCACTAGGTAGCAATAGGTCTCGGGTCATTTACCGACCCATATATGCTTTAGTGGATCGTTGCTTTTCTTCTCG GTTCGAGGGAAACCAGATTACGGGAAATGTAACGGATGCTTTATCCTACAACGGGTTGACTGGCGGGCTTCCGCAACAATTTGGAGGTTTAAAAATGTTGGAAACTTTGAACATTTCACACAACAACTTCACGGGTTCGATCCCTACAACTTTTAATGGCCTTTTTAGTTTGACCATGATCGATATATCGTATAATTAG
- the LOC110944183 gene encoding MDIS1-interacting receptor like kinase 2, translated as MRVFQQAPFEAVENNKGFCGNITGLKDCPRTHNENTKYNQGLMILILVPTICLVLILIMIVGILIFLRRTKKKETEPPKPVNHPPFAIWSYDGKMMYETIIDAVDDFDSKHVIEVGGCGTVYRAELPTGESVAIKKFNTQEPDEWVDFKSFENEVRALTGTRRHNIVKLYGFCAHPRHAFLVYEFIDGGSLRNLLNDAEKMKELDWCKRANVIKGVADALSYLHHDCLEPIVHRDLSSSNVLLVCRTRVFVGSE; from the coding sequence ATGCGAGTCTTTCAACAGGCACCCTTCGAAGCGGTTGAGAACAACAAAGGGTTTTGTGGTAACATAACGGGTTTGAAAGATTGCCCGCGAACACATAACGagaacacaaaatacaatcaaggCCTCATGATTTTGATCCTAGTTCCTACCATATGCTTAGTCTTGATCTTGATTATGATTGTCGGGATCTTGATCTTCCTTCGAAGAACAAAAAAGAAAGAAACCGAACCACCAAAGCCCGTAAACCACCCTCCTTTCGCCATTTGGAGCTATGATGGGAAAATGATGTATGAAACTATCATTGATGCGGTCGATGATTTCGACTCCAAGCATGTAATAGAGGTGGGGGGTTGTGGGACTGTTTATCGGGCCGAATTACCAACGGGTGAATCCGTTGCCATTAAAAAGTTCAACACTCAAGAACCCGACGAGTGGGTGGattttaaaagttttgaaaatgagGTCCGTGCATTGACAGGAACCCGACGTCATAACATCGTGAAACTTTATGGCTTTTGTGCACATCCGCGACACGCGTTTTTGGTCTACGAGTTTATAGATGGCGGAAGTTTAAGAAATTTGCTTAACGATGCCGAAAAGATGAAAGAATTAGATTGGTGTAAGAGAGCTAATGTTATTAAAGGGGTTGCAGATGCTTTATCTTATTTGCACCATGATTGTTTAGAACCTATTGTTCATCGCGACTTATCGAGTAGTAACGTTTTGTTGGTTTGTAGAACTCGCGTATTCGTTGGTAGTGAATGA
- the LOC110939493 gene encoding somatic embryogenesis receptor kinase 1-like, translating into MLVDPDLERDYIDSEVEQLIQVALLCTQGSPMDRPKMCDVVRMLEGDGLDERWDEWQKVEVNRQEIDLAPHPNSDWILDSTENLHAVEL; encoded by the coding sequence ATGCTTGTGGACCCAGATCTAGAACGTGATTACATCGATTCGGAAGTGGAACAGTTGATTCAGGTGGCATTGTTGTGCACGCAAGGGTCGCCAATGGACCGGCCAAAAATGTGCGATGTGGTGAGAATGTTGGAAGGTGACGGGCTGGATGAACGATGGGATGAGTGGCAAAAAGTGGAAGTTAACCGCCAAGAAATCGATCTTGCACCACACCCGAATTCGGATTGGATTCTTGATTCTACTGAGAATCTGCATGCGGTTGAGTTATAG